The stretch of DNA CTCAATGAAAAGAGAAAATGCACGTCAGCGCGTGCATTTTCGATTATGGACCAAAACATGTTGTTTTAGAAGCAGGGAGCCCAGGTGACCAGGGGTAGTTCAAAGTGATGGGCGAAATGAGGGTGGGCCGGCCTGATCCGAACCGTATAGCCGAGTGTCCCCTGCTCCTTCAGTGGCAGCCTGCCAGTAAAACGATATGTGCCTTCACCATCCTGGGCCATAAACTTCATCGGGGTGGTGTTTAGATTCTGTAGCGTGTTCGTGTTATTATTAATTTGACCATAAGCGAGCTCGATCTGAACCGCTTCGTGACTAATTGGACCAAGCTTTACTCGAACGTTGACTTCTAACTCATCCCCGACATTGACGTGGTTTCCCTTGGCTTCAACGGCTGTAATGGTGACGTGGTGCCAGTTTTCCTGAATAAACCGCTTAAAGGAGTGGAGGTCGGCAGCTACCTGGAAGTTTTCTTGCGTCAGCGTTAAGCCGCGGGCAATGGCTTGGACATAAAAGCGTTCTGCGTATTCCTGTACCATCCTCTCGGTACTGAACTGCCAGGGGATGGTGCGGAGAGAGGCTTTCATCAGTTTGATCCATTCCCGGGGTAGACCGTCCTCTTGTTTATAGTAAGTTGGGATAATAAAATTTTCTAAGAGACTGTAGAGAGAATAGACATCATCTTTATCCTGTTCTTCGTCGTTAAGATAATTCTTTTCCTCGCCGATGGCGAAGCCGTTTTCGCCGTTGTAGGCTTCCGGCCACCAGCCATCAAGCACACTACAGTGGAGCACCCCGTTTAAGGCCGCTTTCATCCCACTGGTTCCACTGGCTTCCATCGGCCAGCGAGGCGTGTTCAGCCAGATATCTACGCCATGGGTCAGGTGGCGGGCCAGATTGATGTCATAGTTTTCGAGAAAAACCACCTTGCCCCTAAAAGGTTCTTCGTTGGAGATATCATAGATCTGTTTGATCAACTCTTTTCCCGGTTGATCGGCCGGGTGGGCCTTACCAGCAAAGATGATTTGCAGCGGCCGCTCCGGGTCGTTCAGCATTTTGATTAATCGTTCACGGTCGCGAAACAGCAGGGTGGCTCGTTTATAAGTCGCAAAGCGCCTGGCAAAACCAATGGTTAAAGCCTGGGGATTCAGGTAGTCCTGAACTTCCCGGATTTGCTCGACTGATTCGTGGTTGCGGCTCCGCTGTTTGACCAGGCTGTCCCGAACGAACTGAATGGTTTTTCCCTTTAGAGTCTGGTGGGTTTGCCAGAGTTTTTCATCCGGAATAGTCGAGATTTTTTCCCACCACTCGGGCTCGGTGAGGTGTTTCTTCCAGTCTGCCCCCAGATGGGTGGTCAATAAATCGTTTAACTCCTGGGCCAGCCAGGTCTCCATGTGAATACCGTTGGTGACGAAGGTAATTGGGATTTCCTCAACTGGAACCATTCCATACAGCCAGCGGAACATCTTGCGAGTGA from Bacillota bacterium encodes:
- the glgP gene encoding alpha-glucan family phosphorylase, whose translation is MYFFRTISVKPKLPEQISRLQELAYNLWFSWNSHAQLLFQRINSELWEEVYHNPVKFLLHVKRKDLEAVAHDPAYLDLYRRVFTDFDYYLTADKWFQQQHPELCRHTIAYFSAEFGFHESLPIYSGGLGVLAGDHCKSASDLGLPFVAVGLLYKHGYFTQKINRDGWQEAVYPHLNFYEMPIQPVARQDGCEATISVDLPGRTVYAKLWQAQVGQIRVILLDADVALNRQEDRKLTGQLYGGGLDTRISQEILLGIGGVKALRSLGINPDVWHINEGHSAFLTLERVRELVQNGIPVTTAREVIRASTIFTTHTPVPAGHDIFPAEMIDHYLGHLYRQLGMDRDAFLELGWDRDRNGFNMTLLAMNLAGYCNGVSRLHGEVTRKMFRWLYGMVPVEEIPITFVTNGIHMETWLAQELNDLLTTHLGADWKKHLTEPEWWEKISTIPDEKLWQTHQTLKGKTIQFVRDSLVKQRSRNHESVEQIREVQDYLNPQALTIGFARRFATYKRATLLFRDRERLIKMLNDPERPLQIIFAGKAHPADQPGKELIKQIYDISNEEPFRGKVVFLENYDINLARHLTHGVDIWLNTPRWPMEASGTSGMKAALNGVLHCSVLDGWWPEAYNGENGFAIGEEKNYLNDEEQDKDDVYSLYSLLENFIIPTYYKQEDGLPREWIKLMKASLRTIPWQFSTERMVQEYAERFYVQAIARGLTLTQENFQVAADLHSFKRFIQENWHHVTITAVEAKGNHVNVGDELEVNVRVKLGPISHEAVQIELAYGQINNNTNTLQNLNTTPMKFMAQDGEGTYRFTGRLPLKEQGTLGYTVRIRPAHPHFAHHFELPLVTWAPCF